Proteins from a single region of Candidatus Omnitrophota bacterium:
- a CDS encoding phosphatidylglycerol lysyltransferase domain-containing protein — protein sequence MSQDIFAQRKIVDQFLQKTGFELSSYSFINIFAWQDFFDFEFQVIDERLLVFAGNDLGSFLYLPPLGKGISRECVDTCFRILNEKNNGKGVGRIENVEEKDLGLFGEKDFVRFEKSRETVYSRCDIANLQGNRFKSKRSSYNHFVKNYKFEFCPYRDSMKKNCFLLYDQWTKKRKKRNSDEIYQQMIDESGVALRRCLNNFQNLGLIGCVVFVEGRIVGYSFGFALKQDVFCILFEIADLEMKGLSTYLFSEFCKMKAVESFNFINVMDDFSLDNVRSTKLSFKPAKQIKTYTISQKD from the coding sequence ATGAGCCAAGACATATTTGCGCAAAGAAAAATTGTTGATCAGTTTTTGCAAAAGACTGGCTTTGAGCTTTCATCGTATTCATTTATTAATATTTTTGCATGGCAAGATTTCTTTGATTTTGAGTTTCAAGTGATAGATGAAAGACTGCTTGTTTTTGCTGGTAATGACTTGGGAAGCTTTCTTTATTTACCTCCTTTAGGGAAAGGCATTTCAAGAGAATGCGTTGACACCTGTTTCAGAATTTTAAATGAGAAAAATAATGGTAAAGGCGTTGGGCGTATTGAGAATGTGGAAGAAAAGGACTTGGGCCTTTTTGGTGAAAAAGATTTTGTTAGATTTGAGAAATCTAGAGAAACGGTTTATTCTCGATGTGATATTGCAAACCTCCAAGGTAATCGATTTAAATCAAAGAGATCGTCTTATAATCATTTTGTTAAAAATTATAAGTTTGAATTTTGCCCGTATCGCGACAGCATGAAAAAGAATTGTTTTTTGCTCTATGATCAATGGACAAAAAAGCGAAAAAAGAGAAATAGTGACGAGATCTATCAACAGATGATCGATGAAAGCGGTGTTGCTTTAAGACGTTGTTTAAATAATTTTCAAAATCTCGGTTTGATTGGATGTGTTGTTTTTGTTGAAGGTAGAATCGTTGGCTACAGTTTTGGGTTTGCTCTTAAGCAGGATGTTTTTTGCATTCTTTTTGAGATTGCTGATCTAGAAATGAAGGGACTTTCGACTTATCTTTTTAGTGAATTTTGTAAAATGAAGGCTGTTGAGTCGTTTAATTTTATAAATGTTATGGATGACTTTTCTCTAGACAATGTTCGGTCAACAAAATTATCGTTTAAACCGGCTAAGCAAATTAAAACGTATACTATTTCACAAAAGGATTAA
- a CDS encoding aminotransferase class IV, translated as MEKKVIFLDGFMIPVTHSWSKMLSPGILSGAGVFETMRSYQGEVFAFEEHLKRLYDGLKTLKMIAPCTKKEMIKYLKASLEANKLKNARIRLMVWKAKEKTRISIAVFPYHPFSKDKYNQGLKAIFSDIRRDEESVTSRIKTVNYLPLLMAQRKAKARGNDEAILLNRKGFVVEGSKSNIFFVKDQKLYTPALKSGCLNGITRQIIIKIAHKMDMDCKEVLVLPDDLIEAKEAFLTNSLMEIMPLTFVQGKMIGSGKAGPVTNKILRAYRKEIRSRLHQI; from the coding sequence ATGGAGAAAAAAGTTATTTTTTTAGATGGGTTTATGATTCCGGTAACGCATTCATGGTCTAAGATGTTGTCTCCAGGGATTTTGTCTGGTGCTGGCGTTTTTGAAACGATGCGTTCTTATCAAGGAGAGGTGTTTGCTTTTGAAGAACATTTAAAAAGGCTTTACGATGGGCTCAAGACATTAAAAATGATCGCACCTTGCACAAAAAAGGAGATGATCAAATATCTTAAAGCATCTCTTGAGGCAAACAAATTAAAGAATGCGCGCATTCGTCTCATGGTTTGGAAGGCAAAGGAAAAGACAAGAATTTCAATAGCTGTTTTTCCCTATCATCCTTTTTCAAAAGATAAATATAATCAAGGGCTTAAGGCTATTTTTTCAGATATTCGAAGAGATGAAGAATCAGTTACTTCAAGGATTAAAACAGTTAACTATTTACCGCTTTTAATGGCACAAAGAAAAGCAAAAGCACGCGGCAATGATGAAGCCATTCTTTTGAATCGCAAAGGATTTGTTGTTGAAGGTAGTAAGAGCAATATCTTTTTTGTGAAAGACCAGAAACTTTATACGCCGGCGCTTAAAAGTGGCTGTCTCAATGGGATTACCCGTCAGATTATTATAAAGATTGCGCACAAGATGGATATGGACTGCAAGGAGGTTTTAGTTCTTCCAGATGATTTGATTGAGGCGAAGGAGGCTTTTTTGACTAATTCTTTGATGGAAATTATGCCTTTGACATTTGTGCAAGGGAAAATGATTGGCTCTGGAAAAGCGGGACCGGTTACCAATAAAATTCTTCGTGCTTATCGAAAAGAAATCCGTAGCCGCTTGCATCAGATTTAA
- a CDS encoding V-type ATP synthase subunit K (produces ATP from ADP in the presence of a proton gradient across the membrane; the K subunit is a nonenzymatic component which binds the dimeric form by interacting with the G and E subunits), producing METGVLMQFQELGAVAALALAAIGSALGTGAAGMAAVGAWKKCFAQSKAAPFILTVFVGAPLSQTIYGMIVMNYIVTAVAKGNYLWSAGVLGGIAMGMSAWMQGKAGAAAADAMAETGKGFGNYLIVLGVIETVALFVMVFIMMGAGKLVG from the coding sequence ATGGAAACCGGAGTATTAATGCAATTTCAGGAATTAGGGGCTGTGGCTGCTTTGGCATTGGCGGCTATTGGCTCAGCCTTAGGAACAGGTGCTGCTGGCATGGCTGCGGTTGGTGCGTGGAAGAAATGTTTTGCGCAAAGCAAGGCTGCGCCTTTTATTTTAACAGTTTTTGTTGGTGCGCCTCTTTCGCAGACGATTTATGGAATGATTGTTATGAATTATATTGTGACAGCTGTCGCCAAGGGAAATTATTTGTGGAGCGCAGGTGTTTTAGGCGGGATTGCTATGGGCATGTCTGCTTGGATGCAGGGAAAAGCAGGAGCTGCTGCGGCAGATGCTATGGCCGAAACTGGCAAAGGATTTGGAAATTATTTAATTGTTTTAGGCGTTATTGAAACTGTTGCTCTTTTTGTAATGGTTTTTATTATGATGGGTGCAGGAAAATTGGTCGGTTAA
- a CDS encoding 3'-5' exonuclease translates to MQDILDKEFVIFDVETTGLSPVGGDRIVEIAALKVRNLEPVERFHSLINPDRSISPGAFEVNRISESMLIDAPRSHEILPAFLEFLGDAIIVGHNINFDLGFLRNELNLAGLVPAESFNAVDTIRISKRVMPHLKRYPLWFVASSLGVERKQSHRAMADVEMTFEVFYKLVHLAKEQNILSQIL, encoded by the coding sequence ATGCAAGATATTTTAGATAAAGAGTTTGTTATCTTTGACGTAGAAACAACAGGATTGTCGCCGGTAGGGGGAGACCGTATTGTTGAGATTGCAGCGCTGAAAGTAAGAAATTTAGAGCCTGTGGAGCGATTTCATTCTTTGATTAATCCGGATCGTTCTATTTCTCCCGGCGCGTTTGAAGTGAATCGGATTTCAGAGTCGATGCTTATCGATGCTCCAAGAAGCCATGAGATTTTACCAGCATTTCTAGAGTTTCTAGGAGATGCCATTATCGTTGGGCACAACATCAATTTTGATTTAGGTTTTTTACGAAACGAGCTTAATTTAGCAGGTCTTGTGCCTGCAGAATCGTTTAATGCAGTAGACACTATCCGGATTTCGAAGCGTGTGATGCCGCACTTAAAGCGATATCCTTTATGGTTTGTAGCAAGCAGCCTCGGTGTTGAGCGTAAACAATCTCATCGGGCTATGGCGGATGTTGAAATGACATTTGAGGTTTTTTATAAACTTGTTCATCTTGCAAAAGAACAAAATATTTTATCCCAGATTTTGTGA
- a CDS encoding V-type ATP synthase subunit A — translation MSDNLRKGQVIGVNGNMVSVEFLTNVMQNEVAYIVQGSDRLKSEVIRIRGKRAELQVFEDTNDIKIGDCVEFSGELLSVELGPGLLGQVFDGLQNPLPRLAQDHGFFLKRGVYLSALEDDQQWEFTPTVKKGDKVRSGSKLGFVPEKIFEHSIMVPFHLSGELEVVEIVAKGKYKIKDVVAKVKSLDGKTHDVCMKTIWPVKMPINAYSKKLKPIKPLVSKIRIIDTLVPVAVGGTFCTPGPFGAGKTVLQHLLSRHAEVDVVVIAACGERAGEVVEVLKTFPELKDPRTQKTLMDRTIIICNTSSMPVAARESSVYTAVTIAEYYRQMGLNVFLLADSTSRWAQAMREMSGRLEEIPGEEAFPAYLETRIASFYERAGIVQLRDGKTGSVTIGGAVSPAGGNFEEPVTQATLKVVGAFHGLSRDRANARKYPAIDPLQSWSKYESFIEFEKVEKGIRILKRSDQIDQMMKVVGEEGTTLDDFVEYLKGDFFDSVYLQQNAFDEVDEATIADRQKYIFDIIVEIIDKKFDFKGKEDARKFFLDLRQKFINWNTKKFNSSEFKSLEKNVLDQIQVTKVEQNA, via the coding sequence ATGTCAGATAATTTAAGAAAAGGACAAGTCATTGGTGTCAATGGCAACATGGTATCTGTTGAATTCTTGACGAATGTCATGCAAAACGAAGTGGCGTATATCGTGCAAGGTAGCGATCGATTAAAGTCGGAAGTTATCCGTATTCGCGGAAAGCGTGCTGAGCTTCAGGTTTTTGAGGATACCAATGATATCAAAATTGGTGATTGTGTTGAATTTTCTGGTGAGCTTTTAAGTGTTGAGTTAGGTCCAGGTCTTTTAGGGCAAGTGTTTGATGGGCTTCAAAATCCATTGCCTCGTTTAGCACAGGATCATGGATTTTTCTTAAAACGTGGTGTTTATTTAAGCGCTTTAGAAGATGATCAGCAATGGGAATTTACGCCAACTGTAAAAAAAGGAGATAAGGTTCGATCTGGTTCAAAACTTGGATTTGTCCCAGAAAAGATATTTGAACACAGCATTATGGTTCCATTTCATCTTTCAGGTGAATTGGAAGTTGTTGAAATTGTTGCAAAAGGAAAATATAAAATAAAAGATGTTGTCGCAAAAGTAAAGAGTTTGGATGGAAAAACACACGATGTTTGTATGAAAACTATTTGGCCTGTCAAAATGCCTATTAATGCATATTCAAAAAAACTAAAACCTATAAAACCTCTTGTTTCGAAAATTCGTATTATTGACACGCTTGTCCCTGTTGCTGTGGGTGGAACATTTTGTACTCCGGGACCTTTCGGTGCTGGAAAAACTGTTTTGCAGCATTTGCTTAGTCGACACGCGGAGGTGGATGTTGTTGTCATTGCTGCTTGCGGTGAGCGTGCAGGTGAGGTAGTAGAAGTTTTGAAAACATTTCCAGAGCTTAAAGATCCTCGGACTCAAAAAACATTGATGGATAGAACGATTATTATTTGCAACACAAGTTCTATGCCTGTTGCGGCTCGAGAGTCTAGTGTTTATACGGCTGTAACCATTGCAGAATATTATCGTCAAATGGGATTAAATGTTTTCTTGTTGGCAGATTCAACTTCCCGATGGGCGCAAGCTATGCGCGAGATGTCGGGCCGTTTAGAAGAAATTCCAGGAGAAGAAGCTTTTCCAGCGTATCTTGAGACACGTATTGCTTCTTTTTATGAGCGTGCGGGTATTGTTCAGCTAAGAGACGGAAAAACAGGTTCTGTCACTATCGGTGGTGCGGTTAGTCCGGCTGGTGGAAACTTTGAAGAGCCGGTAACGCAGGCGACTTTAAAAGTTGTTGGCGCCTTTCATGGACTTTCGCGAGATCGTGCTAATGCACGAAAATATCCGGCGATAGATCCTTTGCAAAGTTGGAGCAAATACGAAAGCTTTATTGAATTTGAAAAAGTAGAAAAAGGTATCCGCATTTTAAAAAGAAGTGATCAGATTGATCAGATGATGAAGGTTGTTGGGGAAGAAGGCACAACGTTGGATGATTTTGTGGAGTATCTTAAAGGTGATTTTTTTGATTCTGTTTATTTGCAACAAAATGCCTTTGATGAAGTGGACGAGGCAACGATTGCCGATAGACAAAAATATATTTTTGATATTATTGTTGAGATCATTGATAAAAAGTTTGATTTTAAAGGAAAAGAAGACGCTCGAAAGTTTTTCTTAGACTTGCGTCAGAAATTTATCAACTGGAACACAAAAAAATTTAATTCTAGCGAATTTAAGAGTCTTGAAAAAAATGTTTTAGATCAAATACAAGTGACAAAGGTGGAGCAAAATGCATAA
- the gloA gene encoding lactoylglutathione lyase: protein MRVLHVMFRVSDLEKSLSFYMDVLKMKLLRKQDFPEGKFTLAFLGYGDESESTVLELTHNWDTNKYDLGNAYGHLAIGVDDVYKACEDIKKNGGKITREAGPMKHGTTVLAFVQDPDGYKIELLQD from the coding sequence GTGAGAGTACTTCATGTAATGTTTCGAGTTTCTGATTTAGAGAAATCGCTAAGTTTTTATATGGATGTTTTGAAGATGAAGCTTTTAAGAAAACAGGATTTTCCAGAAGGTAAATTTACGTTGGCCTTTTTAGGTTACGGCGATGAATCCGAGTCAACGGTTTTAGAGCTGACCCATAATTGGGATACGAACAAATATGACCTAGGCAATGCGTATGGGCATTTGGCTATTGGTGTTGATGATGTTTATAAGGCCTGTGAGGATATTAAGAAAAACGGAGGCAAAATAACACGTGAAGCAGGTCCGATGAAACACGGAACAACCGTCTTGGCTTTTGTCCAAGATCCTGATGGATATAAGATTGAGTTGTTGCAGGATTAA
- a CDS encoding YkgJ family cysteine cluster protein, translating to MVNLKQFVDQETCLACRGCCRFYEEKSLWRPKLTKQEAAYVSEEIIDEDYRVKSVVSGSQYLCSFLDEKTSLCRKYVERPFECVLYPFVLVKDNDKVMVAVHLACPFVQEKRASGEFSQYRENLKNFFSSVEDKSDISALAQAYPDASQELDILFSI from the coding sequence ATGGTTAACTTAAAACAATTTGTTGATCAAGAAACTTGTTTGGCGTGTAGGGGCTGTTGCCGATTTTATGAAGAAAAAAGTTTGTGGCGACCTAAGCTAACAAAACAAGAGGCGGCCTATGTTAGCGAAGAGATTATCGACGAGGATTATCGTGTTAAAAGTGTTGTATCGGGTAGTCAGTATCTTTGCAGCTTTCTTGATGAAAAAACATCTCTTTGCCGAAAATATGTAGAGCGTCCTTTTGAATGCGTGCTTTATCCCTTCGTTTTAGTTAAAGATAATGATAAGGTAATGGTCGCTGTGCATTTAGCCTGTCCGTTTGTTCAAGAAAAAAGAGCGTCAGGTGAGTTTTCGCAATATCGTGAAAATCTAAAGAATTTTTTTAGTAGTGTTGAAGATAAGTCTGATATTAGCGCGTTGGCACAAGCGTATCCAGACGCTAGCCAAGAACTAGACATTTTATTCTCGATATGA
- a CDS encoding DUF2764 family protein — MNNPYYYLISSLPMLDFDKEANLSYQEFFDLCKEQLSDSDFRILEKATLDYDDPTQENHVLNGWAKFNRRFRNEMIRIRAKNQSRDSSDYIRGDRYVDASSIEVINRALKAENPLEAEKMLDRFKWKRLSEFIKRDIFHVEALIIYSLHLQILERYKTINSSQGKERFEEYKQSKVLQLVSK; from the coding sequence ATGAACAATCCGTACTATTATCTTATTTCGAGTTTGCCGATGTTAGACTTTGATAAAGAAGCCAATCTTTCTTATCAAGAGTTTTTTGATCTTTGCAAAGAACAGCTAAGCGATAGCGATTTTAGAATTCTAGAGAAAGCCACTTTGGATTATGATGATCCAACGCAGGAAAACCATGTATTAAACGGTTGGGCAAAGTTTAATCGAAGATTTAGAAATGAAATGATTCGTATTCGTGCAAAAAATCAATCAAGAGATTCTTCTGATTATATTCGAGGAGATCGTTACGTAGACGCGTCTTCTATCGAAGTAATAAACCGTGCGTTAAAAGCGGAAAATCCTTTGGAAGCAGAAAAAATGTTGGATCGTTTTAAATGGAAGAGATTAAGCGAATTTATCAAGCGGGATATTTTTCATGTTGAGGCGTTGATTATTTATAGTTTGCATCTCCAAATTTTAGAACGATACAAGACAATCAATTCTTCTCAAGGCAAAGAAAGATTCGAAGAATATAAACAATCAAAAGTACTGCAGTTAGTTTCAAAATAA
- a CDS encoding V-type ATP synthase subunit D encodes MAKIKLTKSELKKQRDSLDQFSHYLPTLQLKKQQLQIKVFEIRKSLAEKQAMLDSLKVSIDSWIGLLSDPGVDIEEWIIPQNVSLATHNIAGADIPVFEKVEFKNVDYDLYVMPFWVDEGIEIIKKFFSFLLEIEIIKKQIVILQKELMTTTQRVNLFEKVKIPECLENIRKIRIYLGDQQASAVGVSKVAKKKIEQAVLAEMGV; translated from the coding sequence ATGGCAAAGATTAAATTAACAAAAAGCGAACTTAAAAAACAGCGGGATAGTCTCGATCAGTTCTCGCATTATTTGCCGACGCTGCAGCTTAAGAAGCAGCAATTGCAAATTAAGGTTTTTGAGATTCGAAAATCTTTAGCAGAAAAGCAAGCAATGCTCGATTCTCTTAAAGTCAGTATTGATTCATGGATCGGTCTTTTGTCGGATCCAGGCGTTGATATTGAAGAATGGATTATTCCTCAAAACGTTTCTTTGGCGACCCACAACATTGCTGGCGCGGATATTCCTGTTTTTGAAAAGGTAGAGTTTAAAAACGTGGATTATGATCTTTATGTTATGCCTTTTTGGGTTGACGAGGGAATTGAGATTATAAAGAAGTTTTTTTCTTTTCTACTTGAAATAGAAATTATCAAGAAACAAATTGTAATTTTACAAAAAGAGCTGATGACGACAACGCAGCGTGTTAATTTGTTTGAAAAAGTAAAAATTCCAGAGTGCCTTGAAAATATCCGAAAAATAAGAATTTATTTAGGTGATCAACAGGCAAGTGCGGTGGGGGTGAGCAAGGTCGCAAAGAAAAAAATTGAGCAAGCAGTCCTTGCGGAGATGGGCGTATGA
- a CDS encoding anthranilate synthase component I family protein — MKKTFSKTYDFSGKSEDIFLAFSDEPMLFFLDSSLSQPSRGRFSFIGFKPFDIVSASGKNSLEMLQDKFDQHQICLDNQLTPFSSGAVGFLGYELGGQWEDILLREKPGISLPDCFFGFYNGVIAIDHVLNKLHIITTGIPEKNDLLREKKALEDLRYIENRLNKEYKEEKKQVVDFDFSEEYSQSSEFSSNFTKEKYLEAVDRALEYIRQGDIYQVNLSQRFLLKKDFSNTKDLARLYVFLRAISPSSFGSYFDAGDFQIISSSPEEFLCKRGQHIETTPMKGTRPRSQNIIDDEIFKRDLLESPKEKAELLMVTDLERNDLGKVCLPGSVRVRSMRTLEEYRTVFQTTSTVEGVLAENKNVFDILRACFPSGSVTGCPKIRAMQIINELEPNKREAYTGSFGYIGFDESMDFNILIRTLVAKKDKLSFHVGGGIVADSIAENEYDETLLKALALRKSISSIFLEKLGV; from the coding sequence TTGAAAAAAACGTTTTCGAAAACATATGATTTCTCAGGAAAAAGTGAGGATATTTTCTTGGCTTTTTCAGATGAACCGATGTTGTTTTTTTTAGATAGCAGTTTGAGCCAGCCGAGTCGAGGACGATTTTCTTTTATTGGATTTAAGCCTTTTGATATTGTTTCAGCAAGCGGAAAGAATTCTTTAGAAATGCTTCAAGATAAATTTGATCAACATCAGATTTGTCTCGACAATCAATTAACACCTTTTTCTTCAGGGGCTGTTGGATTTTTAGGTTATGAACTTGGGGGTCAGTGGGAAGATATCCTTTTGCGTGAAAAGCCAGGGATATCTTTGCCAGATTGTTTTTTTGGATTTTATAATGGCGTTATTGCCATTGATCATGTTTTAAATAAGCTACATATTATTACAACGGGAATTCCAGAGAAAAATGATTTGTTGAGAGAAAAGAAAGCCTTGGAAGATTTGCGCTATATTGAGAATCGGCTTAACAAAGAATATAAAGAAGAAAAAAAACAAGTTGTTGATTTTGATTTTTCAGAGGAATATTCGCAGTCTTCTGAGTTTTCAAGTAATTTTACGAAAGAAAAATATTTAGAAGCTGTTGATCGTGCGCTTGAATATATTCGTCAGGGCGATATTTATCAAGTCAATCTATCTCAAAGGTTTTTGCTTAAAAAGGATTTCTCAAATACTAAAGATTTGGCAAGGTTATATGTTTTTTTAAGAGCGATTTCTCCGTCGAGCTTTGGCTCTTATTTTGATGCAGGAGATTTTCAGATTATTAGCAGTTCCCCAGAAGAATTTTTGTGTAAGCGAGGCCAGCACATTGAAACAACGCCAATGAAAGGAACGCGGCCGCGATCACAAAATATTATTGATGATGAGATTTTTAAGCGAGATCTTTTAGAGAGCCCTAAGGAAAAGGCAGAGCTTTTGATGGTGACTGATTTAGAGCGTAACGATTTAGGAAAAGTGTGCTTGCCGGGTTCGGTTCGTGTTCGATCGATGCGAACACTCGAAGAATATAGAACTGTTTTTCAGACAACATCAACCGTCGAGGGTGTGTTGGCAGAGAATAAAAATGTATTTGATATTTTAAGGGCATGTTTTCCATCTGGATCTGTAACGGGATGCCCAAAGATTCGTGCCATGCAAATTATTAATGAGCTTGAGCCTAATAAACGAGAAGCGTATACGGGATCTTTTGGGTATATTGGATTTGATGAGTCGATGGATTTTAATATTCTTATTCGAACTCTTGTTGCGAAAAAAGACAAATTGTCTTTTCATGTGGGTGGTGGTATTGTTGCTGATTCTATCGCGGAGAACGAATATGACGAAACGCTTTTAAAGGCACTTGCTTTGCGAAAAAGTATTTCTAGCATTTTCTTGGAGAAATTAGGAGTTTAA
- a CDS encoding V-type ATP synthase subunit B produces the protein MHKVYNEIIQIAGDVITVEAKNVGYNELAEVQTQGSISLAQVIRLDGDRVSLQVLSGSRGISTNDKVRFLKHPMQVSFTQDLLGRIFTGSGESRDNGPALTENMIAIGGPSVNPAKRIIPKNMIRTGIPMIDVFNSLVESQKLPIFSVAGEPYNPLLARIAMQAEVDMIILGGMGLKYDDYLFFKDTLEKQGALSRSILFVHTASDPTVECLLVPDMSLAVAEQFALEGKRVLVLLTDMTNFADALKEIAITMEQIPSNRGYPGDLYSQLAKRYEKAVDFDGAGSITVLAVTTMPGDDVTHPVPDNTGYITEGQFYLKGGRIEPFGSLSRLKQQVNGDTRDDHRTIMDRMIQFYADYRETLEKKSMGFQMSGWDNKLLKYGDRFEKELMALSVNIPLEKALDLGWEILSSTFDKSETGIKDALIEKYWPKK, from the coding sequence ATGCATAAAGTTTATAATGAAATTATTCAAATTGCTGGAGATGTTATTACGGTTGAAGCAAAGAATGTTGGTTATAACGAATTAGCTGAAGTTCAAACGCAAGGGAGCATTTCCTTAGCACAAGTTATTCGTCTTGACGGAGATCGTGTGTCTTTGCAGGTTTTATCAGGAAGCCGTGGAATTTCGACAAACGATAAGGTTCGATTTCTAAAGCACCCTATGCAAGTGTCTTTTACGCAAGATCTTTTGGGTAGAATTTTTACCGGAAGTGGTGAGTCTAGAGACAATGGTCCTGCTTTAACAGAAAATATGATTGCTATTGGCGGGCCATCTGTTAATCCAGCTAAACGTATTATCCCGAAAAATATGATTCGAACCGGTATTCCGATGATCGATGTTTTTAATTCTTTGGTTGAATCTCAAAAACTTCCGATTTTTTCTGTGGCTGGCGAACCGTATAATCCGTTGTTGGCCCGCATCGCGATGCAGGCCGAAGTTGACATGATTATTTTAGGCGGTATGGGATTAAAATATGATGATTATTTATTTTTTAAAGACACGCTAGAAAAACAAGGTGCATTATCTCGATCAATTTTATTTGTACACACTGCTTCAGATCCGACGGTCGAATGCTTGCTTGTGCCTGACATGTCTTTAGCGGTTGCTGAACAATTTGCTCTTGAAGGAAAGCGAGTTTTGGTATTGCTTACAGATATGACAAATTTTGCTGATGCTTTAAAAGAAATCGCTATTACCATGGAACAGATTCCTTCAAATCGTGGATATCCGGGTGATCTTTATAGCCAGTTAGCTAAGCGTTATGAAAAAGCAGTTGATTTTGATGGAGCAGGATCAATCACGGTTTTGGCAGTTACTACGATGCCCGGTGATGATGTTACGCATCCGGTTCCGGACAACACAGGATATATTACTGAGGGACAATTTTATTTAAAAGGTGGAAGGATTGAACCTTTTGGATCTTTAAGTCGATTAAAGCAACAGGTTAATGGAGATACTCGTGACGACCATCGTACGATTATGGATCGTATGATTCAATTTTATGCGGACTATAGAGAAACTTTAGAAAAGAAATCTATGGGTTTTCAGATGAGTGGTTGGGATAATAAGCTTTTAAAATATGGGGATCGATTTGAAAAAGAATTAATGGCTTTGTCTGTTAACATTCCTTTAGAAAAGGCTTTGGATTTAGGATGGGAAATTTTATCAAGCACATTTGACAAATCCGAAACCGGCATCAAAGATGCTTTGATTGAAAAATATTGGCCTAAAAAATAA
- a CDS encoding metallophosphoesterase — protein sequence MKKIIHMSDLHIGFEGLGERFQRIINNLISKKGDNAGEYVIVITGDLVDNAHHQESYVEVKSGLDVLRRAGFENILLIPGNHDYGTGSYGDKKFVNLFQQTIFGDLTGYPRRNIIEDVAFIGLDSTAEELQWYDAIWSEGELGISQLNRLSAMLEDDEVCACKKRVVYLHHHPFAARPFHQLKDSKKLEKILRAAFDKGISIDVLLYGHNHEGKAHNGKWGVARCYDAGSATNKPRPKEVEGMAWFQVRSAIRVIDFEKEDVGCDYVLSLL from the coding sequence ATGAAGAAAATTATTCATATGAGTGATTTGCATATTGGTTTCGAAGGTCTCGGCGAACGATTCCAGCGAATAATTAATAATTTGATATCTAAAAAAGGCGATAATGCTGGTGAATATGTTATTGTCATTACCGGAGATCTTGTGGATAACGCTCATCATCAGGAGAGTTATGTAGAGGTTAAATCAGGTCTAGATGTTCTAAGGCGGGCTGGTTTTGAGAATATCCTTCTTATTCCGGGGAATCATGATTATGGAACGGGAAGCTATGGTGATAAAAAATTCGTTAACCTCTTTCAGCAAACTATTTTTGGAGATCTTACGGGTTATCCGAGAAGAAATATTATTGAAGACGTTGCGTTTATTGGATTGGATTCTACCGCGGAGGAGTTACAATGGTATGATGCCATCTGGTCTGAAGGAGAACTTGGGATAAGCCAATTAAATCGGTTAAGCGCCATGTTGGAGGACGATGAAGTTTGCGCTTGTAAAAAGAGAGTCGTTTATTTGCACCATCATCCTTTTGCTGCAAGGCCTTTTCATCAACTTAAAGATTCCAAAAAGCTAGAAAAGATTTTAAGGGCAGCTTTTGATAAGGGCATATCGATTGATGTCCTTCTTTATGGCCATAATCACGAAGGGAAGGCTCATAATGGAAAATGGGGAGTTGCTCGCTGTTATGACGCGGGTTCGGCCACTAATAAGCCTCGGCCTAAGGAAGTTGAGGGCATGGCTTGGTTTCAGGTTAGATCCGCTATCCGGGTAATTGATTTTGAAAAAGAAGACGTTGGTTGTGATTATGTGCTTTCGCTTCTTTAA